A DNA window from Haloactinospora alba contains the following coding sequences:
- a CDS encoding long-chain fatty acid--CoA ligase, with translation MRSTMQDAPLFIADLVDYGTTVHSDAQVTTWTGDGPRRSSLGEVGRRTAQLAHALRGLGVTGDQRVATFQWNNQEHLEAYLAVPAMGAVLHTLNIRLHGEQITYIADHAEDHVVIVDAALLPLFAPILPRMATVRHVIVAGGDPGELNVEGVQVHRYEDLLEGQPESFSWPAVDERDAAAMCYTSGTTGAPKGVAYSHRSIWLHSMQVCMTDGKGLKQSDNALAVVPMFHAMSWGLPYAALMVGASLLLPDRFMQPATLVDMIDAERPTIAAAVPTIWQGVAQELEAMPRDVSSLESVLVGGSACPPALMEMFEERYGIPILHAWGMTETSPLGSVAHPPAGTAGEQRWGYRLSQGRLPASVRGRLIDSDGSPVPHDGESVGELEVRGPWIAGSYYGDEDPDKFHDGWLRTGDVGTLTPDGFLYLTDRSKDVIKSGGEWISSVELENKVMAHPAVAEAAVIAVPDPKWDERPLVAVVLREENDATAEELRNFLSDRVARWQLPENWVFVAEVPKTSVGKFDKKALRSQHSSGELTVLETRG, from the coding sequence ATGCGTAGCACAATGCAGGATGCACCGTTGTTCATCGCTGATCTGGTTGATTACGGAACCACCGTGCACAGCGACGCTCAGGTCACGACATGGACCGGTGACGGGCCACGCCGGAGCAGCCTGGGCGAGGTGGGCCGCCGTACAGCCCAGCTCGCCCACGCGCTGCGCGGGCTGGGGGTCACGGGCGACCAGCGTGTGGCCACGTTCCAGTGGAACAACCAGGAACACCTGGAGGCCTACCTCGCCGTCCCCGCGATGGGCGCGGTGCTGCACACCCTGAACATCAGGCTGCACGGCGAGCAGATCACCTACATCGCGGACCACGCCGAGGACCACGTGGTCATCGTCGACGCCGCGCTGCTTCCGCTGTTCGCGCCGATCCTGCCGCGTATGGCCACGGTCCGGCACGTCATCGTTGCCGGGGGAGATCCCGGTGAACTCAACGTCGAGGGCGTGCAGGTACACCGTTACGAGGACCTGCTGGAAGGCCAGCCCGAAAGTTTCTCGTGGCCCGCCGTCGACGAACGCGACGCCGCTGCCATGTGCTATACATCCGGCACGACCGGTGCTCCCAAGGGTGTGGCGTACAGTCACCGTTCGATCTGGCTGCACTCGATGCAGGTCTGCATGACCGATGGGAAGGGGCTGAAGCAGTCGGACAACGCACTGGCCGTGGTCCCCATGTTCCACGCCATGTCCTGGGGGCTGCCCTACGCCGCGCTGATGGTGGGCGCCTCACTGCTGCTTCCGGACCGTTTCATGCAGCCGGCGACGCTGGTCGACATGATCGACGCGGAGCGTCCCACGATCGCGGCCGCGGTCCCCACGATCTGGCAGGGCGTGGCCCAGGAGCTGGAAGCCATGCCCCGCGACGTCTCCTCGTTGGAGAGCGTCCTGGTGGGCGGTTCCGCATGCCCACCCGCCCTGATGGAGATGTTCGAGGAACGCTACGGGATACCCATCCTGCACGCGTGGGGCATGACAGAGACCTCACCCCTGGGAAGCGTCGCCCATCCTCCGGCGGGGACCGCGGGCGAGCAGCGGTGGGGATACCGGCTCAGCCAGGGGCGCCTTCCGGCATCGGTCCGGGGCCGGCTCATCGACTCCGACGGGTCCCCCGTCCCACACGACGGGGAGAGCGTCGGCGAGCTCGAGGTGCGTGGTCCCTGGATCGCTGGCTCGTACTACGGGGACGAGGACCCGGACAAGTTCCACGACGGCTGGCTACGCACCGGTGACGTGGGAACCCTCACGCCGGACGGCTTCCTTTACCTCACCGACCGGTCCAAGGATGTCATCAAGTCCGGAGGCGAGTGGATCTCCTCGGTCGAGCTGGAGAACAAGGTGATGGCGCATCCGGCCGTGGCCGAGGCGGCGGTGATAGCCGTTCCCGACCCCAAGTGGGACGAGCGCCCACTGGTAGCGGTGGTGCTGAGGGAGGAGAACGACGCCACGGCAGAGGAGCTCCGCAACTTCCTGTCCGACCGGGTGGCACGCTGGCAGCTTCCCGAAAACTGGGTGTTCGTGGCCGAGGTGCCCAAGACCAGTGTCGGCAAGTTCGACAAGAAAGCGTTGCGGAGCCAGCACTCCTCCGGTGAGCTGACGGTGCTCGAGACACGAGGGTGA
- a CDS encoding SDR family oxidoreductase produces MGEDQAISHTVGVTGATGALGGRVAARLARSGATQRLIVRDINRAPELPGAAAAMAAYEDTDTFTRAVKGTDTLFLVSAAESPERVRQHIGAVDAAVAAGVTRIVYLSFLAAGPAATFTFARDHFYTEAHIRSTGVAYTFLRPSLYLDLVPHWADERGVIRGPAGQGSIAWVSRDDIADVAAAVLAEAPAHDGRVYDVTGPEAVTLGQTTEKLSALTGRAVRYVPETWQEALASRRSSGAPEWAVEGWASSYAAIASGELSTVSSTVPDVAGHPAQSIEGYLRKHPSALAHVHG; encoded by the coding sequence ATGGGTGAGGATCAGGCAATATCGCACACTGTCGGGGTCACCGGTGCCACTGGCGCTCTCGGCGGACGCGTGGCCGCGCGCCTGGCGCGCAGCGGTGCCACGCAGCGGCTCATCGTTCGTGACATCAACCGGGCACCGGAGCTTCCCGGCGCTGCCGCGGCCATGGCCGCTTACGAGGACACGGACACGTTCACCCGAGCGGTGAAGGGAACCGACACACTGTTCCTCGTGTCGGCCGCCGAATCCCCGGAACGGGTGCGCCAGCACATCGGAGCGGTGGACGCCGCGGTCGCCGCCGGAGTGACCAGGATCGTCTACCTCTCCTTCCTCGCCGCTGGACCGGCGGCGACGTTCACCTTCGCCCGGGACCACTTCTACACCGAGGCCCACATCCGTTCCACCGGTGTGGCATACACGTTCCTACGCCCCAGCCTGTATCTGGACCTGGTTCCGCACTGGGCCGATGAGCGGGGAGTGATCCGTGGGCCAGCGGGCCAGGGGAGTATCGCCTGGGTCTCCCGGGACGACATCGCAGACGTGGCGGCCGCCGTACTCGCTGAGGCTCCGGCACACGACGGGCGCGTTTACGACGTCACTGGGCCGGAGGCCGTAACCCTGGGCCAGACAACGGAGAAACTCTCCGCCCTCACCGGCCGCGCGGTGCGCTACGTTCCCGAGACGTGGCAGGAGGCCCTGGCCTCACGCCGGTCCTCGGGCGCTCCGGAGTGGGCCGTCGAGGGGTGGGCCAGTTCGTACGCGGCGATCGCCTCCGGCGAGCTCAGTACCGTCTCCTCCACCGTGCCGGACGTAGCGGGCCACCCGGCCCAGTCCATCGAGGGGTACCTACGTAAACACCCCAGCGCTCTGGCGCACGTGCACGGCTGA
- a CDS encoding polyprenyl synthetase family protein, whose protein sequence is MDSSYSSPIASVRPAVDAELTAFLEQRSSEVHRIGTELAPVLQALDALLSGGKRMRPAFCYWGWRGAGGTEDPAVYTAAASLEFLQACALIHDDVIDNSDTRRGLPSTHRRLAELHEKAGWRGDAAEFGRGAAVLLGDLCLSWCEDMYAGSALPAEALRAGRKPFADMRTEVMAGQFLDMVEQVRETSSTEAPQRVMHYKSAKYTVERPLQLGAALAGRYEELAPVYSSYGIPLGTAFQLRDDILGVFGDPEQTGKPAGDDLREGKRTLLVAETLQRVDTTTSDRFQQLLGEPELSDPAVEWMRDLVESSGALAACERRIEEYVENANRALDRSRITDDARRALSDLIVAATARKH, encoded by the coding sequence ATGGACTCCTCGTACTCCTCCCCCATCGCCTCGGTCCGTCCGGCCGTGGACGCCGAGCTGACGGCCTTCCTAGAACAGCGAAGCTCCGAGGTACACCGGATCGGAACCGAACTCGCTCCGGTCCTGCAGGCCTTGGACGCCCTGCTCTCCGGCGGCAAACGGATGCGTCCGGCGTTCTGTTACTGGGGATGGCGGGGAGCCGGCGGCACGGAAGACCCGGCCGTCTACACCGCCGCGGCGTCGCTGGAGTTCCTGCAAGCGTGTGCCCTCATTCACGACGATGTGATCGACAACAGCGACACGCGCCGGGGGCTTCCCTCAACCCACCGGCGACTCGCGGAGCTCCACGAGAAAGCCGGGTGGCGCGGTGACGCCGCCGAGTTCGGGCGGGGGGCGGCCGTACTCCTCGGCGACCTGTGTCTGAGCTGGTGTGAGGACATGTACGCGGGCAGCGCCCTTCCCGCCGAAGCGCTGCGTGCGGGACGCAAACCCTTCGCGGACATGCGCACCGAGGTTATGGCGGGACAGTTCCTGGACATGGTGGAACAGGTACGCGAAACCAGCTCCACGGAGGCCCCCCAGCGGGTAATGCACTACAAGTCGGCCAAGTACACGGTGGAACGCCCGCTCCAGCTCGGTGCGGCACTGGCGGGGCGCTACGAGGAACTCGCCCCCGTGTACAGCTCCTACGGGATCCCGTTGGGTACGGCCTTCCAACTGCGTGACGACATCCTCGGCGTGTTCGGCGATCCCGAGCAGACCGGGAAGCCGGCGGGGGACGACCTGCGGGAGGGTAAACGCACCCTGCTCGTCGCCGAGACGCTGCAGCGTGTCGACACGACGACCTCGGACCGGTTCCAGCAGCTCCTGGGAGAACCCGAACTGTCGGATCCCGCGGTGGAGTGGATGCGGGACCTGGTGGAAAGCAGCGGAGCGCTGGCAGCGTGCGAGCGGCGCATCGAGGAGTACGTGGAGAACGCGAACCGGGCGCTGGACCGGAGCCGGATCACCGATGACGCCCGTCGGGCACTCTCGGACCTGATCGTGGCCGCTACCGCACGGAAACACTAG
- the metF gene encoding methylenetetrahydrofolate reductase [NAD(P)H], which produces MFGSPTSNETGRPAETRPRHIPDLLSAGEPTFSFEFFPPKTPEGEQKLWRSIRDIEALQPSWVSVTYGAGGGTRDRTVEMTEQLATDTTLLPLAHMTAVNHSVSELRHLIGRFASAGVNNMLALRGDPPGDPLGEWVKHPEGLEYASELVRLVKESGDFSVGVAAFPFKHPRSASVDEDTDFLVRKFQAGADYAVTQMFFDAEDYLRLRDRVAAKGGGDTPIIPEIMPVLQHSTIEKSEQLSGAPFPKHLAEEFERVSDDPKAVRELGIDQATRMCERLLDEGAPGIHFITFNQSTATREIYERLSGSRVPAAAGART; this is translated from the coding sequence ATGTTTGGCTCACCGACATCCAATGAGACAGGGCGCCCGGCCGAGACCCGGCCGCGTCACATTCCTGATCTGCTCTCCGCCGGCGAACCGACATTCTCCTTCGAATTCTTCCCGCCGAAGACTCCGGAAGGCGAGCAGAAGCTTTGGCGGTCCATCCGCGACATCGAGGCTCTGCAGCCCTCGTGGGTGTCCGTCACGTACGGGGCCGGTGGCGGAACCCGAGACCGGACAGTGGAGATGACCGAGCAGCTGGCGACGGACACGACGCTGCTCCCGCTCGCGCACATGACCGCTGTCAACCATTCGGTGAGCGAGCTGCGCCACCTTATCGGCAGGTTCGCCAGTGCGGGTGTGAACAACATGCTCGCGCTGCGCGGGGATCCGCCAGGAGACCCGCTGGGCGAATGGGTGAAGCATCCCGAGGGACTGGAGTACGCCTCGGAGCTGGTCCGGTTGGTCAAGGAGAGCGGCGACTTCAGCGTCGGTGTGGCGGCCTTCCCGTTCAAGCACCCGCGCTCGGCCAGTGTCGACGAGGACACGGACTTCCTCGTACGCAAGTTCCAGGCCGGAGCCGACTACGCGGTCACGCAGATGTTCTTCGATGCCGAGGACTATCTGCGGTTGCGGGACCGGGTCGCTGCTAAGGGGGGAGGCGACACCCCGATCATTCCCGAGATCATGCCGGTGCTGCAGCACTCCACGATCGAGAAGTCCGAGCAGCTGTCCGGCGCTCCGTTCCCCAAACACCTGGCCGAAGAGTTCGAGAGAGTGTCGGACGACCCGAAGGCAGTGCGTGAGCTGGGAATCGACCAGGCAACCCGGATGTGCGAGCGTCTCCTGGACGAAGGCGCACCCGGGATCCACTTCATCACGTTCAACCAGTCCACAGCCACCCGTGAGATCTATGAGCGGCTTTCCGGGAGCCGCGTTCCCGCAGCGGCAGGCGCGCGGACATGA
- a CDS encoding GNAT family N-acetyltransferase: MSTGVELRYLAAPAFLRALPALVDIYMNAMAPPADHAAGRRAIMEHHAQYPRFHAVVAVSTGNGTAAGFAYGFRGQRGQWWHDSVLQELLTRAPSEEHQWFSNPFELAELHVHPSWQGHGVGRSLLERLAAVRSERTAALSTHSGATAAHRLYRSCGFTDVLREFYFPGNPHQPFTVMSARLPLRERGSRKAAHRSHGWLWTG; this comes from the coding sequence GTGAGCACCGGCGTGGAACTACGCTACCTGGCCGCCCCGGCATTCCTCCGCGCGTTGCCCGCGCTCGTGGATATCTACATGAACGCGATGGCACCTCCCGCGGACCACGCCGCCGGGCGTCGGGCCATCATGGAGCACCACGCGCAGTACCCGCGTTTCCACGCGGTTGTCGCCGTCTCCACCGGCAACGGGACAGCTGCCGGGTTCGCCTACGGTTTCCGCGGCCAACGCGGCCAGTGGTGGCACGACAGCGTCCTTCAGGAACTCCTGACCCGCGCTCCATCCGAGGAGCACCAGTGGTTCAGTAACCCGTTCGAACTCGCCGAGCTACACGTCCACCCCTCCTGGCAGGGACACGGTGTCGGACGGTCCCTGTTGGAACGGCTGGCGGCGGTGCGCTCCGAGCGCACCGCCGCCCTGTCGACACACAGCGGAGCAACCGCTGCGCACCGGCTGTACCGTTCGTGCGGGTTCACTGACGTGCTCCGGGAGTTCTACTTCCCCGGGAATCCGCACCAACCGTTCACCGTCATGTCCGCGCGCCTGCCGCTGCGGGAACGCGGCTCCCGGAAAGCCGCTCATAGATCTCACGGGTGGCTGTGGACTGGTTGA
- the bldD gene encoding transcriptional regulator BldD, with the protein MPTEYAKSLGARLRAIRTQQGLSLHGVEEKSHGRWKAVVVGSYERGDRAVTVQKLSELADFYGVPMSELLPGGSAPAPLGPTPKLVIDLERMQQLPQDKAGPLARYVATIQSQRGDYNGRVLSIRQEDLRSLAVIYDRSPGELTEELINWGVLDPEARRAVEAF; encoded by the coding sequence ATGCCAACGGAATACGCCAAGTCCCTAGGTGCGCGGCTGCGCGCCATCCGCACTCAGCAGGGGCTCTCCCTGCATGGAGTGGAGGAGAAGTCCCACGGGCGCTGGAAAGCCGTCGTCGTCGGCTCCTACGAACGGGGCGACCGGGCGGTCACCGTACAGAAACTCTCCGAGTTGGCCGACTTTTACGGTGTGCCCATGTCCGAGCTGCTGCCGGGCGGTTCCGCACCCGCTCCCTTGGGCCCCACCCCTAAGCTCGTCATCGATCTGGAACGTATGCAGCAGCTTCCGCAGGACAAAGCAGGTCCTCTCGCTCGCTACGTGGCAACGATCCAGAGCCAACGCGGCGACTACAACGGCCGGGTGCTCTCCATCCGGCAGGAGGACCTCAGGTCGCTGGCCGTGATCTACGACCGGTCGCCAGGGGAGCTCACCGAGGAGCTGATCAACTGGGGCGTTCTGGACCCCGAAGCGCGCCGCGCAGTGGAGGCCTTCTGA